The following is a genomic window from Bacillus carboniphilus.
TAAAATTTTATATGCTAGAAGCAAGAGTGAATGCGTTCTTTCTGTAAGAACGCTATTTTTTTGAATAAAAGAGGTGGAATACATGTTGCATAAAATGGGTCTGTATGGTGAGTATTTTCAATCTATAAAAGACGGAAAGAAGAAAGTGGAAGTTAGACTGAATGACGAGAAAAGAAGGCAAATCAAAGTTGGGGATTTCATTGAGTTTATTAAGGTACCCGAACAGGATGAATCTTTAAAAGTTCGGGTTATGGAACTTCGAATATACGATACGTTCAAAGAAATGTATGAAGACATACCATTCGAAGCCTTTGATTGCGAAGGTTGGTCGATGGAAGAGATGGTCGAGGGAACGTATCAGATTTACACACGTGAACAAGAAAAGCAGTGGGGGACTTTGGCTATTATTATTTCTCACATGGATTAGAGATTTTTTATATTGGGGATGAAAACAAATGAAGAAGTTAACAAAAGAAAGTTTTCTACGTGCACGTTACTATTTGATGAATCATGGAAGAGATATAGAACAAGCTCTTTTTCGTTTCTATTTTGAGGATGGTAGTAAAGAAGAAGTCATCTCTGTCTTGGATTTTTATCAGGGAGAAAATGGTGGGTTCCGAAACATGGGGGAAGGTGGTTCCCTGATTACAAATGGTATCGACACAACCATGGCCTTTCAATATTTGACGGAAATAGGGGCTAGCGCTAAAGACTCTATCGTTCAAAAGGGTATTCACTATTTTATAGATACATATGATCATGTGTTAAAAGGATGGCATGCTTGGCCAGGTAGAACGAGCACGAGTTGGGTAGATAATCCGAATGCAGAAATAGTGGGTTACTTATATGAATACCGCGAATTAGTTCCTGACGAATTCCTTCATGAAGTAACAGAACAGGCTTTATCCTGTATGTCGACGATTCACACAACCGATGAGCCACATCAATTCTATTTCTTATCGGCTCTTTGCCATTTTCGATTGGCAGAACGGATTGATAAACCCTATAAATCAAGGATTTTAAAGCAGCTTGAAGTGGACATAGAGGACATTATTGAAACGGACGGAAGCAAATGGTCCACTACTTATTGTGCCAAACCGTTCTTTTTTGCTCACTCCCCAAGTAGCCCTTTGTATCATTCTATAAAACCGTATGTCATCCAGAGCCTTGAAAATGAAGTGATGACACAAGGTGTGGAGGGGAATTTTATATTAAATTGGAATGTGGACGAAGCGGGAGATAGGGTTTGGAAAAGTATATGGACCCTTGATGTGTTGGGGGCATTGTACCTTCATGGAATGATAGAAGAAATGGAGTATGTGGAAGTGAAGTGATTGTATGAAGATTAAAAAATGCGGGATAGATTGTTCACCGCCAATGGATTTGTTACTTTTGGCTGATCCATCCATACAGATGGTAGAAAAGTATCTTCGGAGTGGCCAATGTTTTATTGCGGAAGAGTTTGACCGAGTAATGGGTGTTTACATACTAGTTTCAACAGGTAAAGACACCATCGAATTAGTGAATATTGCAGTTGCAGAGGAATTCCAGGGTAAAGGATTGGGGAAAAAGCTCGTGTTGGATGCAGTGGAAAGAGCAAAGTCCCTAGGCTATAAAAAAATAGAGGTTGGGACGGGGAACTCTAGCATAAACCAACTAGCACTCTATCAGAAATGCGGGTTTCGAATCGTAGGGGTAGACTTGGACTTTTTTACGAGACATTATGATGAAGAAATTTATGAAAATGGGATTCAATGTAGAGATATGATTCGATTATCACAGGATTTAAGTGGTCTTAATTTTTCTTAGAAAGTAGGAATCTTCAAATGGAGAGATTAAAGATATTTGATGAAAATATGAACCCTATTGGAGAAGCTTCTCGAGAGGAAGTTCATCAAATCGGTCATTGGCATGAGGTGTTTCATTGTTGGTTTATTAGTAAGGAACAAGAGAAAGACTACATCTATCTTCAGCTAAGGAGTAAAAATAAAATAGATTACCCAGACCTACTTGATATAACTGCAGCGGGTCATCTATTAGCTCATGAAACCGTAGAGGACGGGGTTAGGGAAATTCATGAAGAACTTGGAGTGGAAGTAAGCCTAGAGAAGTTAGAATCTCTTGGTATATTAAACTACAGTGTAACGAAGAAAGGTTTTATAGA
Proteins encoded in this region:
- a CDS encoding ASCH domain-containing protein — protein: MLHKMGLYGEYFQSIKDGKKKVEVRLNDEKRRQIKVGDFIEFIKVPEQDESLKVRVMELRIYDTFKEMYEDIPFEAFDCEGWSMEEMVEGTYQIYTREQEKQWGTLAIIISHMD
- a CDS encoding GNAT family N-acetyltransferase, giving the protein MKIKKCGIDCSPPMDLLLLADPSIQMVEKYLRSGQCFIAEEFDRVMGVYILVSTGKDTIELVNIAVAEEFQGKGLGKKLVLDAVERAKSLGYKKIEVGTGNSSINQLALYQKCGFRIVGVDLDFFTRHYDEEIYENGIQCRDMIRLSQDLSGLNFS
- a CDS encoding NUDIX hydrolase, which produces MERLKIFDENMNPIGEASREEVHQIGHWHEVFHCWFISKEQEKDYIYLQLRSKNKIDYPDLLDITAAGHLLAHETVEDGVREIHEELGVEVSLEKLESLGILNYSVTKKGFIDNEFAHVYLHTFAGGLDEFVLQPEEVAGIVKADFNEFFRFWMGEVDELRVVGFEENQDGLRIPIDKTVGRTAFVEHEDGFYQGVVELIRAKL